Proteins encoded by one window of Sulfurospirillum barnesii SES-3:
- a CDS encoding DUF779 domain-containing protein yields MSFQRVVATPEALKVIEMLKKEYGELVFNQSGGCCDGTAPMCYEKKNFHVPSRNVKMGEVGGCEFFIDAEQFEYFRYSQLILDVKEEKSAFGNSFSLEIDEGYQFITRSRIVDANE; encoded by the coding sequence ATGTCATTTCAAAGAGTTGTTGCTACTCCTGAAGCCTTAAAGGTTATTGAGATGTTGAAAAAAGAGTATGGGGAGCTTGTTTTTAACCAAAGTGGTGGATGTTGCGATGGCACGGCACCCATGTGTTATGAAAAAAAAAATTTTCATGTCCCCTCTCGTAACGTGAAAATGGGTGAAGTGGGCGGATGCGAATTTTTTATTGATGCTGAACAGTTTGAATATTTTCGTTATTCACAACTTATTTTAGACGTTAAAGAAGAAAAAAGTGCCTTTGGAAACTCTTTTTCATTAGAAATTGACGAAGGCTATCAATTCATTACCCGTTCACGTATTGTAGATGCGAACGAATAA
- a CDS encoding radical SAM protein has product MSSLIFGPITSRRFGQSLGIDLSPDTKQCNFDCLYCELKGAKTVIKSQKAPLVEEIVDALKEALQKHEHIDVITLTANGEPTLYPYLDTLVDEIIKIKKEHKLLILSNGATIHNPHIQKTLSKFDIVKLSLDCVSSHCFKRLDRPHKSICIEDIIEGMKEFRAHFEGDLVIEILVVAGLNDTEEEFKALHKILCEIQPNRIDVGTIDRPPAYDVQGVSIERLVELANLLENLDVCIAYKKNYIPQKRHFTHVEILDLLKRRPQSFEDIQLCFDEESLIFLKDLVDKKVLHVKNIAGVNFYKVR; this is encoded by the coding sequence ATGAGTTCTTTGATTTTCGGTCCCATTACTTCCAGACGTTTTGGGCAATCGTTAGGGATTGATTTAAGTCCTGATACAAAACAGTGCAACTTTGATTGCCTCTACTGTGAGCTCAAAGGGGCTAAAACAGTTATCAAGTCGCAAAAGGCACCTTTGGTTGAAGAAATTGTAGACGCTCTAAAAGAGGCATTACAAAAGCATGAACACATTGATGTTATCACCTTAACTGCCAATGGCGAACCCACGCTCTATCCATATTTAGATACCTTAGTCGATGAAATTATTAAAATAAAAAAAGAACATAAACTGCTCATTCTCTCCAACGGTGCTACTATTCATAACCCTCATATACAAAAAACACTTTCAAAATTTGACATCGTTAAGCTCTCCTTAGACTGTGTGAGTTCACACTGTTTTAAACGCTTAGATAGACCGCATAAGAGCATTTGCATAGAAGATATTATTGAGGGAATGAAAGAGTTTAGGGCGCACTTTGAAGGTGATTTGGTCATTGAAATTTTAGTCGTTGCAGGGCTTAACGACACGGAGGAAGAGTTTAAAGCATTGCACAAGATACTGTGTGAAATTCAACCTAACCGTATTGATGTTGGAACCATTGACAGACCTCCTGCCTATGATGTACAAGGGGTGAGCATTGAGCGATTGGTTGAACTTGCTAACCTTTTAGAAAATTTAGATGTTTGTATTGCATATAAAAAAAATTATATTCCTCAAAAGCGCCATTTTACACACGTTGAAATCTTAGACTTACTCAAACGAAGACCTCAAAGTTTTGAAGATATTCAGCTCTGTTTTGATGAAGAGAGTTTGATTTTTTTAAAAGATTTAGTCGATAAAAAAGTATTACATGTAAAGAATATTGCAGGGGTTAATTTTTATAAAGTACGTTAG
- a CDS encoding sigma-54-dependent transcriptional regulator gives MHVAIVEDDINMRKSLEIALGEYEEFKISTYKSALDALKKIDNSIDLIVTDINMPGMDGIEFIKKLDGKYDVIVITGNATLSRAIESVRLGVKDFLTKPFEIETLVEAIKRHDKIRTKVKDSIDQNKGIKEDASDFIGTSPALDKALLMARKAAKTDVSVLLLGESGVGKELFANYVHKNSPRAKHAFVALNMAAIPENLLESELFGYEKGAFTDATSEKKGYFEVANGGTLFLDEIGEMPMILQAKLLRVIQERVMVRVGGTKEIPIDVRIVSATNADIQKSIQEGRFREDLYYRLNTIPIEIPPLRERKEEIIPICDVILERVIQKYGLQKRYFSEEAIESLMCYRWPGNIRELISVVERAVILSDAQAISKEDLFLESRKSFQ, from the coding sequence ATGCATGTTGCCATTGTAGAAGACGATATTAATATGAGAAAATCCCTAGAAATCGCTCTAGGTGAGTATGAAGAATTTAAAATATCGACCTACAAAAGTGCACTTGATGCGCTTAAAAAAATTGATAATAGTATAGATTTGATTGTTACAGATATTAATATGCCTGGTATGGATGGCATTGAGTTTATTAAAAAACTTGATGGTAAATACGATGTGATTGTTATTACTGGCAATGCAACCTTAAGCCGAGCTATTGAGTCGGTACGGTTGGGTGTCAAAGATTTTTTAACCAAACCCTTTGAAATTGAAACCCTCGTTGAAGCAATCAAACGTCACGATAAGATAAGAACAAAAGTTAAAGATAGTATTGACCAAAACAAGGGCATTAAAGAGGATGCAAGCGATTTTATTGGTACTTCGCCTGCTCTTGATAAAGCATTACTGATGGCTCGAAAAGCTGCTAAAACAGATGTGAGTGTTTTACTGTTGGGTGAAAGCGGTGTAGGAAAAGAGCTGTTTGCAAATTATGTGCACAAAAATTCTCCACGAGCAAAGCATGCATTTGTAGCACTCAATATGGCAGCGATTCCCGAGAACCTTTTAGAGAGTGAGCTTTTTGGGTATGAAAAAGGTGCGTTTACGGATGCAACAAGTGAAAAAAAAGGGTATTTCGAAGTCGCAAATGGTGGAACACTTTTTTTAGATGAAATTGGCGAAATGCCTATGATTTTACAGGCAAAACTTCTTAGGGTTATTCAAGAGCGTGTGATGGTACGTGTAGGTGGGACAAAAGAGATTCCTATTGATGTGCGCATTGTCTCTGCTACAAATGCCGATATTCAAAAAAGCATTCAAGAGGGACGATTTCGTGAGGACTTATATTATAGGCTCAACACCATTCCTATCGAAATTCCACCTCTTAGAGAACGAAAAGAGGAAATTATACCTATTTGTGACGTGATTTTAGAGAGAGTGATTCAAAAATACGGCTTACAAAAGCGTTATTTTTCAGAAGAAGCCATTGAATCATTGATGTGTTATCGTTGGCCAGGAAATATTCGAGAGTTAATTTCGGTGGTTGAGCGAGCGGTCATTTTAAGTGATGCGCAGGCCATTAGCAAAGAAGATCTTTTTTTAGAGAGCAGAAAGAGTTTCCAATAA
- a CDS encoding LPP20 family lipoprotein, whose product MKRWFIALLASLGFIVLITGCASKEAPAKDPKVAAYDFSNEKSFVVYGEGIAPQNTVSPAQAIALAKRAAITDGYRQLGEKLYGVKINSSETVKDAALKDSRIVASVNALVKDAAITDATFKDGLYSIRMEISMSARRWHELFAY is encoded by the coding sequence ATGAAGAGATGGTTTATAGCGCTTTTGGCAAGCTTGGGTTTTATTGTTTTAATTACAGGATGTGCCAGCAAAGAAGCTCCCGCAAAAGATCCAAAAGTAGCAGCGTATGATTTTAGCAATGAAAAATCATTTGTTGTTTATGGAGAGGGAATTGCACCCCAAAATACAGTTTCTCCAGCACAAGCAATTGCCCTTGCTAAGCGTGCGGCGATTACGGATGGATACCGACAGCTTGGTGAAAAACTGTATGGTGTGAAAATCAATTCAAGCGAGACAGTTAAAGATGCTGCATTAAAAGATTCTCGTATTGTAGCTTCTGTTAATGCTTTGGTTAAAGATGCTGCCATTACAGATGCGACTTTTAAAGATGGTTTATACAGCATACGTATGGAAATCAGTATGAGCGCACGTAGGTGGCACGAACTTTTTGCGTACTAA
- the gyrA gene encoding DNA gyrase subunit A: MDNIFNTNQDIKTINIEESIKTSYLDYSMSVIIGRALPDARDGLKPVHRRILYAMNDLAISSRSPYKKSARIVGDVIGKYHPHGDTAVYDALVRMAQPFSMRIPMVDGQGNFGSIDGDSAAAMRYTEARMTVLAEELLRDLDKDTVDFVPNYDDSMMEPDVLPSRVPNLLLNGSSGIAVGMATNIPPHCLDELLDALLLLIENPDATLEEIMEFIKGPDFPTSGIIFGKKGILEAYRTGRGRVRIRSKVHIEKKGNKDIIVIDELPYQVNKVRLIEQIVALVKEKMIEGISEIRDESDRDGIRLVIELKREAMSDIVLNNLYKSTNLEVTFGVILLAIQNKEPKIFTLIELLKLFLRHRKTVIIRRTIFELEKAKAKAHILEGLKIALDNIDEIIALIKGSADTKSAKDGLIERFNLSEVQAGAILDMRLQRLTGLERDKIENELAELLLEIARLSDILRSEELLNNLIKEELVELKDKFKSKRITEIVDDYDDIDVEDLIANEPMVVTITHRGYIKRVPLKQYEKQKRGGKGKIAVTTYDDDFIESFFVSDTHDTLMFVTDRGQLYWLKVYKIPEGSRTAKGKAVVNLVQLQADEKIMAIIPTTDFDETKSLAFFTKNGVIKRTNLSEFKNIRSVGVRAITLDDDDELVTAKVVTHDTKYLFIVTKKGMCIRFEVGDAREIGRTARGVTGIRFKEENDRVVGAAVIYNDQEELLTVTEKGIGKRTTADEYRLQNRGGKGVIAMKLTPKTADLVGVVIVDEDKDLMALTSSGKMIRVDMETIRKAGRNTSGVKVVSVEGKDVVQSLARCPKEENEEEGDENLDGIESGLDETLLSDNTTESGDEIVE, from the coding sequence ATGGACAATATTTTCAATACCAACCAAGATATTAAAACAATTAATATCGAAGAATCGATAAAGACCAGTTATCTTGATTATTCGATGAGCGTTATCATCGGGCGTGCGCTTCCTGACGCACGGGATGGTTTAAAACCTGTGCATCGAAGAATTTTGTATGCAATGAACGACCTTGCCATTTCTTCACGAAGTCCCTATAAAAAATCAGCCCGTATCGTGGGTGATGTTATCGGTAAGTACCACCCACACGGTGATACAGCGGTGTATGATGCCCTTGTTCGTATGGCTCAACCCTTTTCCATGCGTATTCCTATGGTGGATGGCCAGGGTAACTTTGGTTCTATTGATGGCGATAGTGCTGCTGCAATGCGTTATACCGAAGCTCGTATGACCGTGCTTGCTGAGGAGTTATTGCGTGATTTAGACAAAGATACCGTAGATTTTGTTCCCAACTACGATGACAGTATGATGGAGCCTGACGTGCTTCCAAGCCGTGTTCCAAACTTACTTTTAAATGGCTCAAGTGGTATTGCGGTTGGTATGGCGACCAATATTCCTCCGCATTGTTTGGATGAGCTTTTAGACGCACTTTTACTTTTAATTGAGAATCCAGATGCAACGCTTGAAGAGATTATGGAATTTATTAAAGGGCCAGATTTCCCAACCAGTGGTATTATCTTTGGTAAAAAAGGTATCCTTGAAGCCTATCGTACAGGACGTGGACGGGTTAGAATCCGCTCAAAAGTGCATATTGAGAAAAAAGGCAATAAAGACATTATTGTGATTGATGAATTGCCTTATCAAGTGAATAAAGTACGTCTTATCGAGCAAATTGTGGCACTTGTCAAAGAGAAGATGATAGAGGGTATTAGTGAAATTCGAGATGAAAGTGATAGAGATGGTATTCGTTTGGTTATTGAGCTCAAACGTGAAGCAATGAGTGATATTGTTTTAAACAATCTCTATAAATCCACCAATCTTGAAGTCACATTTGGTGTGATTTTACTTGCGATTCAAAATAAAGAGCCGAAAATCTTTACTTTAATTGAGTTATTAAAACTCTTTTTACGTCACCGAAAAACGGTTATTATTCGCCGTACCATTTTTGAGCTTGAAAAGGCCAAAGCCAAAGCACATATTTTAGAGGGTTTAAAAATCGCTCTGGATAATATTGATGAGATTATTGCGCTCATTAAAGGCAGTGCCGATACGAAGAGCGCAAAAGATGGCTTGATTGAGCGTTTTAACCTAAGTGAAGTGCAAGCAGGTGCAATTCTTGATATGAGACTCCAACGTCTTACAGGACTTGAGAGAGATAAAATTGAGAATGAATTGGCTGAGTTGTTACTTGAAATTGCACGATTGAGCGATATATTACGCAGTGAAGAACTTCTTAATAATCTGATTAAAGAAGAGCTTGTTGAACTTAAAGATAAATTTAAATCTAAACGTATTACTGAAATTGTGGATGATTATGATGATATTGACGTGGAAGATTTGATTGCAAATGAGCCAATGGTTGTAACCATTACACACCGTGGGTACATTAAACGAGTTCCTCTCAAACAATATGAAAAACAAAAACGTGGGGGTAAAGGAAAAATTGCCGTTACGACCTATGATGATGACTTTATAGAGAGTTTCTTCGTCTCTGATACGCATGATACCTTGATGTTTGTTACAGATCGTGGACAGCTCTACTGGCTTAAAGTGTACAAAATTCCAGAAGGTAGTCGTACTGCAAAAGGGAAAGCGGTTGTGAATTTAGTTCAGCTACAAGCAGATGAAAAAATTATGGCAATTATTCCAACAACCGATTTTGATGAAACCAAATCATTGGCATTCTTCACAAAAAATGGTGTCATTAAGCGTACTAATTTAAGTGAATTTAAAAATATTCGCTCTGTGGGTGTGAGAGCGATTACCTTGGATGACGATGATGAATTAGTCACAGCTAAAGTGGTTACGCATGATACAAAGTATCTCTTTATTGTGACCAAAAAGGGTATGTGTATAAGGTTTGAAGTGGGTGATGCAAGAGAAATTGGAAGAACAGCACGGGGTGTAACAGGTATTCGCTTTAAAGAAGAGAACGATCGTGTTGTGGGCGCTGCGGTGATTTACAATGATCAAGAAGAGTTGCTCACCGTTACTGAAAAAGGTATTGGTAAACGTACCACAGCAGACGAGTATCGACTTCAAAACCGTGGTGGCAAAGGTGTCATTGCGATGAAACTCACACCAAAAACAGCCGATTTAGTAGGTGTTGTTATTGTGGATGAAGATAAAGATTTGATGGCGCTTACCAGTAGTGGTAAAATGATTCGTGTGGATATGGAGACAATTCGTAAAGCAGGACGTAATACCAGTGGTGTAAAAGTGGTTTCTGTTGAAGGTAAAGATGTGGTTCAAAGCCTTGCTCGTTGTCCAAAAGAAGAAAATGAAGAAGAAGGTGATGAAAACCTTGATGGGATTGAATCTGGTTTAGACGAAACACTTTTATCGGATAATACAACAGAAAGTGGCGATGAAATAGTGGAATAG
- a CDS encoding YqhA family protein: MIEKFFEKGLWSSRLIILLAVIFSILSAFALFLIGSADLYHVVLETYAYFFKGVHPENFHADIVAEIIGAIDLYLIAVVLLIFGFGIYELFVSDIDVAKGSGGDKILYVSSLDELKDKIAKVIVMVLIVSFFQRILHTEYKGALEMLYFSISIATLSLGLYFLHKGGKH, translated from the coding sequence ATGATAGAGAAATTTTTTGAAAAAGGATTGTGGTCAAGCAGGCTTATTATCCTTTTAGCTGTGATTTTTAGCATTTTGTCAGCATTTGCACTTTTTCTCATTGGTAGTGCAGATTTGTATCATGTTGTTTTAGAAACATATGCCTACTTTTTCAAAGGTGTTCATCCTGAGAATTTTCATGCGGATATTGTGGCTGAAATCATTGGTGCCATTGATTTATACCTCATTGCAGTTGTTTTACTTATTTTTGGGTTTGGTATTTACGAACTTTTTGTTTCTGATATTGATGTGGCAAAAGGGAGCGGTGGCGATAAAATACTCTATGTGAGCTCCTTGGATGAGCTAAAAGATAAAATTGCTAAAGTAATTGTGATGGTATTGATTGTGAGCTTTTTTCAACGTATTTTGCATACAGAATATAAGGGTGCTTTAGAGATGCTCTATTTTTCTATTTCGATTGCTACCCTTTCACTTGGGCTTTATTTTTTACATAAAGGTGGAAAACACTAA
- a CDS encoding aldehyde dehydrogenase family protein — translation MVYAKPIYKSQYENFIGGEWLAPLKGEYFDNLSPVDGELLTKIPRSSTQDVDLAVAAGKKAFETFKHFSVLQRSELLNKIADKIEANLEFLAISETLDNGKAIRETLAADLPLVVDHFRYFASVIRSEAGSVADLDENTISQEVYEPLGVVAQIIPWNFPLLMAAWKIAPALAAGNCVVIKPASATPLSILLLMETIQEVLPKGVLNVINGAGGKIGKHLATHPDIKKVGFTGETTTGQLIMQYATENIIPSTLELGGKSPNVFFPSVMAHDDDFLDKAIEGLVLFAFNSGEVCTCPSRALIHESIYEPFMQRVLERVKAISQENPLDSTTKMGAQASLNQKEKILEYIRIGKEEGAQCLIGGEAYENKTFPKGNYIKPTIFKGHNKMRIFQEEIFGPVLCVTTFKDEAETLSIANDTIYGLGSGVWSRDVHEVHRMSRGIEAGRVWVNCYHLYPSHASFGGYKKSGIGRETHMMMLNAYRHTKNILTSYALKPLGFF, via the coding sequence ATGGTATACGCTAAACCAATCTATAAATCACAGTATGAGAATTTTATTGGTGGAGAGTGGCTAGCTCCCCTTAAGGGAGAGTATTTTGATAACCTCTCTCCTGTCGATGGTGAACTTTTAACGAAAATTCCACGTTCCTCCACGCAGGATGTTGATTTGGCAGTAGCCGCAGGTAAAAAGGCATTTGAGACATTTAAGCATTTTTCGGTTCTTCAGCGTAGCGAACTGCTCAATAAAATTGCCGATAAAATTGAAGCCAATTTAGAATTTCTAGCTATTTCCGAAACCTTAGATAACGGTAAAGCCATTCGTGAAACCCTAGCAGCGGATTTACCTTTGGTGGTAGATCATTTTCGCTATTTTGCCTCAGTGATTCGCAGTGAAGCAGGGAGTGTAGCGGATTTGGATGAAAATACCATTTCGCAAGAGGTTTATGAACCACTGGGCGTTGTCGCTCAAATTATTCCGTGGAACTTTCCACTTCTTATGGCAGCATGGAAAATTGCTCCAGCTTTGGCTGCTGGCAATTGTGTGGTTATTAAGCCCGCAAGTGCAACACCTCTTTCGATTCTCCTTTTGATGGAGACCATTCAAGAGGTGCTCCCTAAAGGTGTTTTGAATGTAATTAACGGTGCGGGTGGAAAAATTGGAAAACATCTCGCAACGCATCCTGATATTAAAAAAGTAGGCTTTACAGGTGAGACAACCACGGGTCAGCTTATTATGCAATATGCTACGGAAAATATCATTCCATCCACGCTGGAATTGGGTGGAAAATCACCCAATGTTTTCTTCCCCTCTGTTATGGCACACGATGATGACTTTTTGGACAAAGCCATTGAGGGTCTTGTTTTGTTTGCGTTTAACAGTGGTGAAGTATGCACATGCCCATCACGCGCGCTCATTCATGAGTCTATTTATGAGCCTTTTATGCAACGTGTACTTGAGAGGGTAAAAGCGATTAGTCAAGAAAATCCTCTGGATTCAACCACAAAAATGGGAGCACAAGCCTCACTCAATCAAAAAGAGAAAATTTTAGAGTACATTCGTATTGGTAAAGAAGAGGGTGCACAGTGCCTTATTGGCGGTGAAGCCTATGAAAATAAAACCTTTCCAAAGGGTAATTACATTAAGCCTACTATTTTTAAAGGTCATAATAAAATGCGCATTTTTCAAGAAGAAATTTTTGGACCTGTGTTATGTGTGACGACCTTTAAAGATGAGGCAGAAACCCTTTCTATTGCGAATGATACGATTTATGGTTTAGGCTCAGGTGTATGGTCTAGGGATGTGCATGAAGTACACCGTATGTCACGAGGTATTGAGGCGGGTCGTGTGTGGGTGAATTGTTATCATCTCTATCCATCCCATGCCTCTTTTGGTGGGTATAAAAAATCAGGTATTGGGCGAGAAACGCATATGATGATGTTAAATGCGTATCGTCATACTAAAAATATTTTGACTTCGTATGCACTTAAGCCGTTAGGGTTTTTTTAA
- the hemE gene encoding uroporphyrinogen decarboxylase: MIFVDACLGKKTPYTPVWMMRQAGRYLPEYMQVRAQAGDFLRLCKDPEKACEVTLQPVDILGVDAAILFSDILVVPLEMGMELQFLKGEGPVFSHPIKNQTDLDKLDVQKAIDGLEYVYETIKRIRGKLAADKALIGFCGAPWTLATYMIEGQGTKTYALVKKLIYSDPAFMHALLAKVTEVLKGYMERQIQSGANVVMIFDSWAAALEESAYFEFSWSYMKEISAYLKGKYPHVPVILFPKGISGYLDKIDGEFDVFGVDWSTPMELAKEKLGHKYVLQGNMEPTRLYSKEAIDAGISHIIEVMKNERHVFNLGHGILPDIPVEHAKYFIKQVQTRTKL; encoded by the coding sequence ATGATTTTTGTTGATGCGTGTTTGGGTAAAAAAACGCCCTATACACCTGTGTGGATGATGCGTCAAGCAGGGCGTTATTTGCCTGAATATATGCAAGTACGTGCGCAAGCAGGAGACTTTTTACGTTTGTGCAAAGACCCTGAAAAAGCCTGTGAAGTAACCCTTCAACCTGTTGATATTTTAGGCGTGGATGCAGCCATTTTATTTAGCGATATTTTGGTAGTTCCTTTAGAGATGGGTATGGAGCTTCAGTTTTTAAAAGGGGAAGGTCCTGTTTTTTCACATCCCATTAAAAATCAAACTGATCTTGATAAACTTGATGTTCAAAAAGCAATTGATGGTTTAGAGTATGTTTATGAGACTATAAAACGTATTCGTGGAAAACTCGCTGCGGATAAAGCCCTCATTGGTTTTTGTGGTGCTCCTTGGACACTGGCGACCTATATGATTGAAGGTCAAGGCACTAAAACGTATGCATTGGTTAAAAAGCTTATCTATTCTGACCCTGCTTTTATGCATGCCTTGTTGGCTAAAGTAACAGAAGTATTAAAAGGCTATATGGAGCGCCAGATTCAAAGTGGTGCGAATGTTGTGATGATTTTTGACTCATGGGCAGCAGCGCTTGAAGAGAGTGCGTATTTTGAATTTAGCTGGTCGTATATGAAAGAGATCAGTGCTTATCTTAAAGGCAAATATCCGCACGTTCCTGTCATTTTATTTCCTAAAGGTATCAGTGGATACCTCGATAAAATTGATGGTGAATTTGATGTTTTTGGTGTGGATTGGTCAACACCTATGGAGTTGGCTAAAGAGAAACTAGGGCATAAATATGTGCTTCAAGGCAATATGGAACCGACACGTCTTTACAGTAAAGAGGCGATTGATGCAGGCATTTCACACATTATTGAGGTGATGAAAAATGAGCGCCATGTGTTTAATTTAGGGCATGGTATCCTGCCTGATATTCCTGTAGAACACGCTAAATATTTTATAAAACAAGTTCAAACTCGCACTAAACTCTAA
- a CDS encoding transposase, translating to MPRRLRIESLGYHHIYNRGVAKGNIFEDEKDKAKFIELMATVAKEFKFNIHSFCLMDNHYHILLENKRENLSSGMRQLGAQYASYFNKRHNRVGHLWQDRFKSWFVLDEQYLFTLFKYIENNPVKAKMSERIGAYPYCATYSIFKDAIPLFLENSFVLREYHTQELFEVLNIPLNETEVERIEAFHRTRYKQVEGEITPLHVKELTEYFLHVKEKAERNIAIKNAYADRYTKSEISRFLHLSVAGVSKILKS from the coding sequence ATGCCACGACGTTTACGTATTGAAAGTTTAGGGTATCATCATATCTATAACAGAGGCGTTGCTAAAGGGAATATTTTCGAAGATGAAAAAGACAAAGCAAAATTTATTGAACTGATGGCAACTGTGGCTAAGGAGTTTAAGTTTAACATTCACTCCTTTTGTTTGATGGACAATCACTACCATATTCTTCTTGAAAATAAACGTGAAAATCTCTCATCAGGCATGCGCCAACTGGGCGCTCAGTATGCCAGTTATTTTAACAAACGCCATAACCGTGTAGGACATTTGTGGCAAGACCGCTTTAAGTCATGGTTCGTTTTAGACGAGCAATACCTTTTTACACTCTTTAAATACATTGAAAATAATCCTGTAAAAGCCAAAATGAGTGAAAGAATTGGTGCTTATCCTTATTGTGCAACCTACAGTATTTTTAAAGATGCAATACCTTTGTTTTTAGAAAATAGCTTTGTGTTACGAGAATACCATACGCAGGAGCTTTTTGAGGTTTTAAATATCCCTTTAAATGAAACTGAAGTGGAACGTATTGAGGCATTTCATCGCACACGATATAAGCAGGTAGAGGGTGAAATTACACCTTTACATGTAAAAGAATTGACAGAGTATTTTTTACATGTAAAGGAAAAAGCAGAACGAAACATTGCCATAAAAAATGCTTATGCAGATAGGTATACAAAAAGTGAAATTTCTCGATTTCTTCATTTAAGCGTTGCAGGCGTAAGTAAAATCTTAAAAAGTTAA
- a CDS encoding aspartate-semialdehyde dehydrogenase, which yields MKKYNVAIVGATGAVGEELVRVLEEVDFPINTLVPLASSKSVGLDVELKGKTYKVLELTEKAFEENDVEIAFFSAGGDISAHYAPYAAEAGAVVIDNTSHFRMDADVPLVVPECNPNDIEQWQNKGIIANPNCSTIQMVQVLKPLDELFNITRVDVATYQAVSGAGKGGMEELVNQMQDFFAFKLDQCEPKTFAHQIALNVIPHIDVFMDNAYTKEEMKMVNETQKILGKKMEISATCVRVPVMRSHSEAITIHFEKDVNLDKAIEALKNAENVIVIDNPAKKEYPMPIISTDTNDTYVGRIRKDINRDNVLHLWCVADQIRVGAATNAVRIAQKWIKLEEA from the coding sequence ATGAAAAAGTACAATGTAGCCATCGTTGGAGCTACGGGTGCCGTGGGTGAAGAGTTGGTGCGTGTATTAGAAGAGGTTGATTTTCCAATCAATACGCTAGTTCCACTTGCAAGTAGCAAAAGTGTTGGTCTAGACGTTGAGCTAAAAGGTAAAACCTATAAAGTGCTTGAGCTGACTGAAAAGGCATTTGAAGAGAATGATGTTGAAATTGCATTCTTTAGCGCAGGGGGTGATATTTCAGCACATTATGCTCCATATGCTGCCGAAGCAGGCGCTGTAGTCATTGATAATACCAGCCATTTTAGAATGGATGCGGATGTTCCTTTGGTGGTTCCTGAGTGCAATCCAAATGATATTGAGCAATGGCAAAATAAAGGTATTATCGCCAATCCAAACTGCTCAACCATTCAAATGGTACAAGTTTTAAAACCTTTGGATGAATTGTTTAATATTACACGTGTGGACGTTGCGACCTATCAAGCGGTGAGTGGTGCAGGAAAAGGTGGTATGGAAGAATTGGTCAATCAAATGCAAGATTTTTTTGCATTCAAACTAGATCAGTGTGAGCCTAAAACCTTTGCACATCAAATTGCACTCAATGTTATTCCGCATATTGATGTTTTCATGGACAATGCTTACACCAAAGAAGAGATGAAAATGGTCAATGAGACTCAAAAAATCTTAGGCAAAAAGATGGAAATCAGCGCAACATGTGTACGTGTTCCTGTTATGCGAAGTCACTCTGAAGCCATTACCATTCATTTTGAAAAAGATGTTAATTTAGACAAAGCGATTGAAGCGCTTAAAAATGCTGAGAATGTTATCGTCATTGATAATCCAGCGAAAAAAGAGTACCCCATGCCAATTATTTCAACCGATACAAATGATACGTATGTGGGAAGAATTCGCAAAGACATTAACCGTGATAACGTGCTTCATTTATGGTGTGTTGCCGATCAAATTCGTGTGGGTGCAGCGACTAATGCGGTAAGAATTGCACAAAAATGGATTAAACTAGAAGAGGCGTAA